A region of Burkholderiales bacterium JOSHI_001 DNA encodes the following proteins:
- a CDS encoding GTP-binding protein YchF (PFAM: GTPase of unknown function; Protein of unknown function (DUF933)~TIGRFAM: GTP-binding protein YchF) → MSLKCGIVGLPNVGKSTLFNALTKAGIAAENYPFCTIEPNVGVVELPDPRLDALSAIVQPERVVPAIVEFVDIAGLVAGASKGEGLGNQFLSHIRETDAIVNVVRCFEDENVIHVAGKVDPIADIEVIQTELCLADLGTVEKSLHRYVKAARSGNDKEAAALVKVLEKCQAALDQAQPVRSIAFSKEEQVILKPMCLITAKPAMFVGNVSETGFENNAFLERLKDFAAQQNAPVVAICAKTEAELADMGDEDRSLFLAEMGQDEPGLNRLIRAAFKLLGLQTYFTAGVKEVRAWTIHIGDTAPQAAGVIHTDFERGFIRAQTIAYDDFVQFKGEQGAKDAGKMRAEGKEYVVRDGDVMNFLFNV, encoded by the coding sequence ATGAGCCTGAAATGCGGCATCGTGGGCTTGCCCAACGTGGGCAAGTCCACCCTGTTCAACGCCCTCACCAAGGCCGGCATCGCCGCCGAGAACTACCCTTTCTGCACCATCGAGCCCAATGTCGGCGTGGTGGAACTGCCCGACCCTCGCCTGGACGCCCTGTCCGCCATCGTGCAGCCCGAACGCGTGGTGCCGGCGATTGTGGAATTCGTGGACATTGCCGGCCTGGTGGCCGGGGCCAGCAAGGGCGAAGGCCTGGGCAATCAGTTCCTGAGCCACATCCGCGAGACCGACGCCATCGTCAACGTGGTGCGCTGCTTCGAGGACGAGAACGTCATCCACGTGGCCGGCAAGGTGGACCCCATCGCCGACATCGAGGTCATCCAGACCGAGCTTTGCCTGGCCGACCTGGGCACGGTGGAAAAAAGCCTGCACCGCTACGTGAAGGCCGCCCGCTCGGGCAACGACAAGGAAGCCGCCGCGCTGGTGAAGGTGCTGGAAAAGTGCCAGGCCGCGCTGGACCAGGCGCAGCCGGTGCGCAGCATCGCCTTCAGCAAGGAAGAGCAGGTCATCCTCAAGCCGATGTGCCTGATCACCGCCAAGCCGGCCATGTTCGTGGGCAATGTGTCCGAGACCGGTTTCGAAAACAACGCCTTTCTTGAACGTCTGAAGGACTTTGCCGCCCAGCAGAACGCGCCGGTGGTGGCCATCTGCGCCAAGACCGAGGCCGAGCTGGCCGACATGGGCGACGAGGACAGAAGCCTGTTCCTGGCCGAGATGGGACAGGACGAGCCGGGGCTGAACCGGCTGATCCGCGCCGCCTTCAAGCTGCTGGGCCTGCAGACCTACTTCACCGCGGGCGTGAAGGAGGTGCGGGCCTGGACCATCCACATCGGCGACACCGCGCCGCAGGCCGCCGGCGTCATCCACACCGACTTCGAGCGCGGCTTCATCCGCGCCCAGACCATCGCCTACGACGACTTTGTGCAGTTCAAAGGCGAACAGGGCGCCAAGGACGCCGGCAAGATGCGCGCTGAAGGCAAGGAGTACGTGGTGCGCGATGGCGATGTGATGAACTTCCTGTTCAACGTCTAG